Genomic DNA from Shouchella patagoniensis:
TGGATTCCCCACTTAATGAAATCAAATGTTTCTCAACTTAAACAAACAACAGGTCAACTGCTCCGTGTAACTTTTTCCAAAAAAAAGTTATGACGAAAAGGGATGGCATGATTAACAGGAGGTACTATAACGTACATGAAGAACGACATGAAAGAGATCTTATTATCAGAAGAACAAATTCAGGAAAAAGTTAAGGAATTGGGGCATGATATCACTGAAGAATATCGTGATCGTTTTCCATTGTTTGTTGGTGTATTAAAAGGGGCGCTCCCTTTTATGGCTGATTTAATCAAAGCCGTCGATACGCACTTAGAAATTGATTTTATGGACGTGTCTAGTTATGGAAAAGGGACAGTTTCTTCGGGAGAAGTTAAGATTGTAAAAGACCTTGATACGAAAGTAGAAGATCGTGATGTTCTTATCGTAGAAGACATTATTGACAGTGGATTAACTTTAAGTTACTTAGTTGAGCTATTTAAGTATCGGAAAGCCCGTTCTGTTAAAGTTGTCACACTGCTTGATAAACCTGAAGGTAGGAAGGTTGATCTTGTACCAGATAAAACGGGATTTATCGTTCCTGATGAGTTCGTAGTTGGTTATGGTCTTGACTTCGCGGAAAGATACCGGAATTTGCCTTATGTCGGAATTTTAAAGCCAGAAGTATATGAAAGCTAATCGTTGGTGTGCGGCAAGTCAATGTGGTAAGATAGGTGCAGTTTTGTTGGATGCGGGAGGAGGTACAGAATGAATCGTACAGTACGTACAATAATCATCTTAACGATTTTAATGTTGATCGTCATTGCTGCTGTCCAGAGCGTAACAGGTGATCAAACTGAAACGAGTGAAGTTCGCTACGATGAGTTTATAGAAAGACTTGAGCAAGGTGACGTTGAGAATATGCATGTTCAGCCGGAACGGGATGTACTGGTTGTGACCGGACAGTTCACGGATCAAACTGAAGATGAGAATTTTAGAACCTATGTATTTAATTCTGATATTACAACGGGCTTTTTGGCTGATATAGAAAATGTTCAATTAACAGTAGAGCCAGAGGAAGAACAAAGCAA
This window encodes:
- the hpt gene encoding hypoxanthine phosphoribosyltransferase, which gives rise to MKNDMKEILLSEEQIQEKVKELGHDITEEYRDRFPLFVGVLKGALPFMADLIKAVDTHLEIDFMDVSSYGKGTVSSGEVKIVKDLDTKVEDRDVLIVEDIIDSGLTLSYLVELFKYRKARSVKVVTLLDKPEGRKVDLVPDKTGFIVPDEFVVGYGLDFAERYRNLPYVGILKPEVYES